In Coturnix japonica isolate 7356 chromosome 9, Coturnix japonica 2.1, whole genome shotgun sequence, a single window of DNA contains:
- the EPHB1 gene encoding ephrin type-B receptor 1, with protein MAADLVVLLCLAAAAAAVEETLMDTRTATAELGWTANPPSGWEEVSGYDENLNTIRTYQVCNVFEPNQNNWLLTTFINRRGAHRIYTEMRFSVRDCSSLPNVPGSCKETFNLYYYETDSVIATKKSAFWTEAPYLKVDTIAADESFSQVDFGGRLMKVNTEVRSFGPLTRNGFYLAFQDYGACMSLLSVRVFFKKCPSVVQNFAIFPETMTGAESTSLVTARGTCIPNAEEVDVPIKLYCNGDGEWMVPIGRCTCKAGYEPENNVACKACPAGTFKASQGAGLCAPCPPNSRSTAEASPLCACRNGYFRADLDPPTAACTSVPSGPRNVISIVNETSIILEWNPPRETGGRDDVTYNIVCKKCRADRRACSRCDDNVEFVPRQLGLTETRVFISSLWAHTPYTFEIQAVNGVSNKSPFPPQHVSVNITTNQAAPSTVPIMHQVSATMRSITLSWPQPEQPNGIILDYELRYYEKLSRICTPDVSNTVGSRPAADHNEYNSSMARSQTNTARLEGLRPGMVYVVQVRARTVAGYGKYSGKMCFQTLTDDDYKSELREQLPLIAGSAAAGVVFIVSLVAISIVCSRKRAYSKEAVYSDKLQHYSTGRGSPGMKIYIDPFTYEDPNEAVREFAKEIDVSFVKIEEVIGAGEFGEVYKGRLKLPGKREIFVAIKTLKAGYTEKQRRDFLSEASIMGQFDHPNVIHLEGVVTKSRPVMIITEFMENGALDSFLRQNDGQFTVIQLVGMLRGIAAGMKYLAEMNYVHRDLAARNILVNSNLVCKVSDFGLSRYLQDDTSDPTYTSSLGGKIPIRWTAPEAIAYRKFTSASDVWSYGIVMWEVMSYGERPYWDMSNQDVINAIEQDYRLPPPMDCPTALHQLMLDCWQKDRNDRPRFAEIVNTLDKMIRNPASLKTVATITAVPSQPLLDRSIPDFTAFTSVEDWLSAVKMSQYRDNFLSAGFTSLQLVAQMTSEDLLRIGVTLAGHQKKILNSIQSMRVQMSQSPTSMA; from the exons AAACCCTGATGGACACACGGACGGCGACGGCCGAGCTGGGCTGGACTGCCAACCCTCCGTCAGGG TGGGAAGAAGTGAGTGGCTACGACGAGAACCTGAACACCATCCGTACGTACCAGGTGTGCAACGTCTTCGAGCCAAACCAGAACAACTGGCTCCTCACCACCTTCATCAACCGGCGCGGAGCCCACCGCATCTACACCGAGATGCGCTTCTCTGTTCGGGACTGCAGCAGCCTCCCCAACGTCCCTGGCTCCTGCAAGGAGACATTCAACCTCTACTACTATGAGACAGACTCTGTCATTGCCACTAAGAAGTCGGCCTTCTGGACGGAGGCACCCTACCTCAAAGTGGACACCATTGCTGCTGACGAGAGCTTCTCCCAGGTGGACTTTGGTGGCAGGTTGATGAAGGTGAACACAGAAGTGAGAAGTTTTGGGCCCCTGACCCGTAATGGCTTTTACCTGGCTTTTCAGGACTACGGGGCTTGCATGTCTCTGCTCTCCGTCAGGGTTTTCTTCAAGAAGTGCCCAAGCGTGGTGCAGAACTTTGCTATCTTCCCTGAGACCATGACAGGGGCAGAGAGCACCTCTCTGGTGACTGCACGGGGCACCTGCATCCCCAATGCAGAGGAGGTGGATGTGCCCATCAAGCTGTACtgcaatggggatggggagtgGATGGTACCCATAGGTCGCTGCACGTGCAAGGCTGGTTATGAGCCGGAAAACAATGTGGCTTGCAAAG cctgcCCGGCTGGGACATTCAAAGCCAGTCagggtgcagggctgtgtgccccATGTCCACCCAACAGCCGTTCCACTGCTGAAGCCTCTCCGCTCTGCGCCTGTCGCAATGGCTACTTTCGGGCTGACCTGGACCCACCGACGGCTGCCTGCACCA GCGTCCCCTCCGGTCCACGCAACGTCATCTCCATTGTCAACGAGACCTCCATCATCCTGGAGTGGAACCCACCACGGGAGACGGGAGGCCGGGATGATGTCACATATAACATCGTCTGCAAGAAGTGCCGGGCTGACCGGCGTGCGTGCTCCCGCTGTGACGACAATGTGGAGTTTGTGCCCCGACAGCTGGGGCTGACAGAGACCCGTGTCTTCATCAGCAGCCTCTGGGCACACACGCCCTACACTTTTGAGATCCAGGCAGTCAATGGGGTTTCCAACAAGAGCCCCTTCCCACCACAGCATGTCTCTGTGAACATCACCACCAACCAAGCTG CACCCTCCACTGTCCCCATCATGCACCAGGTGAGTGCCACCATGAGGAGCATCACGCTGTCCTGGCCGCAGCCTGAGCAGCCCAATGGCATCATCCTGGACTATGAGCTGCGCTACTACGAGAAGCTGAGCCGCATCTGCACACCTGATGTCAGCAACACTGTGGGCTCGAGACCGGCAGCG GACCACAACGAGTACAACTCCTCCATGGCCCGCAGTCAGACCAACACGGCCCGGCTGGAGGGGCTGCGCCCCGGCATGGTGTATGTAGTGCAGGTGCGAGCAAGGACGGTGGCTGGCTATGGGAAGTACAGTGGGAAGATGTGCTTCCAGACACTGACTGACG atgACTACAAGTCTGAGCTGAGGGAGCAGCTGCCGTTGATTGCGGGGTCTGCAGCGGCCGGTGTGGTCTTCATTGTCTCGCTGGTGGCCATTTCCATAGTCTGTAGCAG GAAGCGAGCGTACAGCAAGGAGGCGGTTTACAGCGATAAGCTGCAGCACTACAGCACCGGGAGAG GGTCACCGGGGATGAAGATTTACATCGACCCCTTCACTTATGAGGACCCCAACGAAGCGGTGCGTGAGTTTGCCAAGGAGATTGATGTCTCCTTTGTGAAGATTGAAGAGGTCATTGGAGCAG GGGAGTTTGGTGAGGTGTACAAAGGGCGCCTGAAGCTGCCTGGCAAAAGAGAGATCTTCGTGGCCATCAAGACACTGAAGGCGGGCTACACAGAGAAGCAGCGTCGGGACTTCCTGAGCGAAGCCAGCATCATGGGACAGTTTGACCACCCCAACGTCATCCACCTGGAGGGGGTGGTGACCAAGAGCCGACCAGTCATGATTATCACAGAGTTCATGGAGAATGGGGCCCTGGACTCGTTCCTGCGG CAAAATGATGGACAGTTCACGGTGATCCAGCTGGTGGGGATGCTCAGAGGGATTGCTGCTGGGATGAAGTACCTGGCAGAGATGAACTATGTCCACAGGGATCTTGCAGCCAGGAACATTCTGGTCAACAGTAACCTGGTGTGTAAAGTGTCAGACTTTGGCCTCTCGCGCTACCTGCAGGATGACACGTCTGATCCCACCTACACCAGCTCCTTG GGTGGGAAGATCCCTATCCGATGGACAGCACCAGAGGCCATCGCCTACCGCAAATTCACATCTGCCAGTGATGTGTGGAGCTATGGCATCGTCATGTGGGAGGTGATGTCCTACGGGGAGCGGCCCTACTGGGACATGTCCAACCAGGAC GTCATCAATGCCATTGAGCAGGACTACCGCCTGCCACCCCCCATGGACTGCCCCACTGCCCTGCACCAGCTGATGCTGGACTGCTGGCAGAAGGACCGCAACGACAGGCCTCGCTTTGCCGAGATTGTCAACACCCTCGACAAAATGATCCGCAACCCGGCAAGCCTCAAAACTGTGGCTACCATCACCGCTGT GCCTTCTCAGCCCCTCCTCGACCGCTCTATCCCTGATTTCACTGCCTTTACCTCAGTAGAAGACTGGCTGAGCGCAGTCAAGATGAGCCAGTATAGAGACAACTTCCTGAGCGCTGGATTCACCTCCCTCCAGCTGGTCGCCCAGATGACATCTGA AGACCTCCTAAGAATAGGAGTAACGCTGGCTGGGCACCAGAAGAAGATCCTGAACAGCATCCAGTCCATGCGCGTGCAGATGAGTCAGTCTCCGACCTCGATGGCATGA